The Magnetococcales bacterium sequence AGGAGTCGGCGCGTCCGATTGTCATCTACGATCCGAGCGGGGAAGGGTTCATCGACTGCAATCCGGCGGCGGTGCGCATGTATGGGTATGCCAGTCGGGAGAATCTGCTGGGCAAAAGCCCCATCGATGTCTCCGCGCCGGTCCAGTACGATGGCATGGATTCCAGAACCGCCTTCGAGCAGTTCGATCTGACCGAATTGAACAGTGGTCCCCAGGTGTTCGAGTGGCGTCATCGCCGTCCCAACGGGGATGTCTGGGATGCTCAGGTCCATATGATGCTGTTCCAGTTCCAGGGACGGCAGTTGTGGCAGTTCACCCTGGACGACATCACCGAAAAGAAACGGGCCGGGGAGGAGATCGAACGTCAACGGGCCACCCTCGGCGCCTTGATCGACTCGATTCCGGATCTGATCTATTACAAGGATACGGAAGGCATCTATCTGGGCTGCAACATCGCCTTCGCCGAACGGCTCGGCAGACCCGTGGAAGAGATCGTCGGACGCAGCGATTATGATGTGTTTTCACCGGAAGTGGCGTTTTCCATCCGTCAGGGGGACCACGAGGTGATGGAGTCTTTGGTGCGGCACTCCGTGGAGGAGTGGGTCGATTATTCCGATGGCAAACAGGTGTTGCTCGATACGGTCCGGGCGCCGTTTTACAACGGTCAGGGCCGTTTGTTGGGACTTTTGGGCATCGGTCGGGACATCACCGAACGCAAGGCGGTGGAGCAGGCCATGGCCGAGGCCCGTCGGGCCGCCGAGGATGCCACCAAGGCCAAAAGCGATTTTCTGGCCAACATGAGCCACGAAATCCGTACCCCCATGAATGCCATTATCGGCATGTCCCATTTGGCGTTGCAAACCGCTTTGGACAAGAAACAACGCAACTATATCGACAAGGTTCACCGTTCCGCCGAGAATCTGCTGGGCATCATCAACGATATCCTCGATTTTTCCAAGATCGAGGCCGGAAAGATGTCCATGGAGCAGATCGATTTCCGTCTGGAAGATGTCATGGACCATCTGGCCAATCTGGTGGGCATCAAGGCGGAACACAAGGGTCTGGAACTGTTGTTCGACGTGGCCCCGGAGCTGCCCACGGCTTTGGTGGGAGATCCGTTGCGTCTTGGACAGGTGCTGATCAACCTGGGAAACAATGCGGTCAAGTTCACCGACAAAGGCGAGATCGTCATCGGAGTGGAAAAGGTCGGCGAGGGGGATTTTGGGGCGGAGTTGCATTTTTGGGTCAAAGACTCCGGCATCGGCATGACCGAAGAACAGTTGGGCAAGATGTTTCAGTCCTTCAGTCAGGCCGACTCTTCCACCACCCGCAAATATGGGGGAACCGGTCTGGGGTTGGCCATCTCCAAGAATCTGGTGGAAATGATGAATGGCCGCATCTGGGTCGAAAGCGTGGTGGGGCAGGGATCCGGTTTTCATTTTCACGCCCGGTTTGGCCTGCAATCCAATCCCATGCCGCGTCGCATGTTCCGCGCCGACGAACTCACCGGATTGCGGGTACTGGTGGTGGACGACAACGCCGCGGCGCGGGAGATTCTTTCCACCATGGCGCGCAATTTCGGCCTGGAGGTGGATGTGGCCTCGGATGGTCAGGAGGCTTTGTCATTGGTGGCCGGGGCGGAACTCAAGGGACTGCCGTATGATCTGGTGCTGATGGACTGGAAAATGCCGTTGATGGATGGGGTGGAGTGTGTGCGGCGGGTGCAGCAGGAAGGAGTCGCTCACCCCCCCTCGGTGATCATGGTGACCGCCTACGGTCGGGAGGAGGCCCTCAACGAGGCCCAGCGGCGGGGGGTGGAGGTGAGGTCCGTGGTGACCAAACCGGTGACTCCGTCCATGCTGCTGGAGACCATCGGCGAGACCTTGGGCCGGGGCACGGTTGTGGAGACCGGAGCCACCGACAAACCGGATTCCCATCAGGAGGCTGTGGCCAAACTGCGTGGCGCCCGGGTGCTGCTGGTGGAAGATAACGACATGAACCAGGAGTTGGCCATGGATCTCCTGAGCGGGGTGGGCATGGAGGTGGTGGTGGCCGGAAACGGGCAGGAGGCCTTGGATCGCCTGCGTGCCGATGATCGTTTCGATGGGGTGTTGATGGACTGTCAGATGCCGGTGATGGATGGTTATACCGCCACCCGGGAGATTCGCAAGAATCCGGCCTGGGATCGTCTTCCGGTGATCGCCATGACCGCCAACGCCATGGCCGGGGATCGGGAAAAGGTGATCGCGGTGGGCATGTGTGATCATATCGCCAAGCCTTTGGATGTGGAAGAGATGTTCGTCATCTTGTCGAAGTGGATCACGCCCGCGGTGGCGGTGCCGGCCTCGACTCCCGTGGTGGGTTCCCGGGGGAGCGGGGAGGATGAGATTCCTCAGGATGTTCCGGGTTTGGATGTGCAGTCGGGACTCAAGCGCATGGTGGGCAAGAAGGGGTTGTATCTGTCGATGTTGCGCAAGTTCGTGGCCGGGCAGAAAGATGTCCCGGAGCGGATCCGGGAAACCCTGGCCGACGGCGACCGGGAAAGCGCCGAACGACTGGCTCATACCCTCAAAGGCACAGCCGGAAATATCGGCGCCAGTGGGGTGCAGGCCGAAGCGGCTTTGGTGGAGAGCGCCATCCGGGAGAATCGTGATCCGTCGACCATTCTGGCTTTGGTGGACACGGTGGAGGGGCAGTTGGATGCCCTGATCGGGGCTTTGGTGGCGGTGATGCCCGGAGAGACGGTGGTGGAGAGCGCTTTGGTTGTTCAGGCTCCGGTGGATTGGGAGGCCTTTTCCGACACGGTGACGACTTTGGCCCGCTTCCTGGCGGAGGACAACTCGGAGGCCACGGATCTTTGGGAAGAGCAGATCGGGGCGTTCAAGGTGGTTTTGCCCGAGCAGTGGCATGCGATTGGAGAAGATATCCATGGTTTTGATTTTGAGAGTGCTCTGAATCGATTGCGCGTTGCGGTTGCGGTGCGCGGATTGGAATTGTAAAAAGAGTGCGTTTGTGCTGGTCGGTTTAAGACCAACCCCTTTTTTTGGGAATCCATACCATGAATCCTGATTCCGAACTGGTGACCCGCGCCACTGTGCTGGTGGTGGACGATACCCCGGACAACCTGTCTTTGATGAGCGGGTTGCTTAAGGAACTTTACAAGGTCAAGGTGGCCAACAGCGGGGAACGGGCCTTGAAGATTGCCCTGTCCGATACGCCTCCGGATCTGATTCTGTTGGACATCATGATGCCTGGCATGGATGGTTACGAAGTGTGTCGTCGGCTCAAGGGGAATGTGGCCACACGGCACATTCCGGTGATTTTTCTCACCGCCAAGGCCGAGGTGGAAGACGAACGGCGGGGATTGGAGCTTGGGGCGGTGGATTATCTCACCAAGCCGGTGAGTCCTCCGATTGTCATGGTGCGGGTGAAAAATCATCTGGCCCTCAAGGCCTCGACGGATTATTTGCGCGACAAGAACGATTTTCTCGAACAAGAGGTCGGCAAGCGCACCCGCGAGGTGATGGCGATCCAGGATGTCACCATTCTGGCCATGGCCTCCCTGGCCGAGACCCGGGATTCGGACACCGGCAACCACATCCGACGTACCCAGTATTATGTCAAGGCCCTGGC is a genomic window containing:
- a CDS encoding PAS domain S-box protein, translated to MTLLLTLLERRQLRGKLAFGFVGFLVVTLGPLLFYLYSENLLGHRIPFWLLAGGGCIGTLLGWFIGISIRRPTERLRDAVEQLAAGQLDIEVPNTDHPNEIGALARSIAVLQTGAREMEAQRWVKVNQAAISSVLQEATDFADLARKFLSGVAPLLQIGHGAFYLHEQGRLRLFGGYAFRERKGFHPVFEIGEGLVGQCALEKSPIVVVRPPADYVRVGSGIGEAVPRAIMVLPVQRNDQLLAVVELAAFVAFDVHQQALLDGLMPLLAMSIEILDRNLRTRQLLEETRQQARTMEAQASQLAEQTVELEERRNALQATEEWYRGIIESAPDGMLVAEQDGVIILANPRIHAMFGYEEGDLVGRRIEDLVPDALIDEHPVLREAYTALGVSRPSQVGGRDFMGMRKDGGEFPVEVSLSRLPALGGRGICICASLRDITQRKAAEAAIRDSEAYNKMLFQESARPIVIYDPSGEGFIDCNPAAVRMYGYASRENLLGKSPIDVSAPVQYDGMDSRTAFEQFDLTELNSGPQVFEWRHRRPNGDVWDAQVHMMLFQFQGRQLWQFTLDDITEKKRAGEEIERQRATLGALIDSIPDLIYYKDTEGIYLGCNIAFAERLGRPVEEIVGRSDYDVFSPEVAFSIRQGDHEVMESLVRHSVEEWVDYSDGKQVLLDTVRAPFYNGQGRLLGLLGIGRDITERKAVEQAMAEARRAAEDATKAKSDFLANMSHEIRTPMNAIIGMSHLALQTALDKKQRNYIDKVHRSAENLLGIINDILDFSKIEAGKMSMEQIDFRLEDVMDHLANLVGIKAEHKGLELLFDVAPELPTALVGDPLRLGQVLINLGNNAVKFTDKGEIVIGVEKVGEGDFGAELHFWVKDSGIGMTEEQLGKMFQSFSQADSSTTRKYGGTGLGLAISKNLVEMMNGRIWVESVVGQGSGFHFHARFGLQSNPMPRRMFRADELTGLRVLVVDDNAAAREILSTMARNFGLEVDVASDGQEALSLVAGAELKGLPYDLVLMDWKMPLMDGVECVRRVQQEGVAHPPSVIMVTAYGREEALNEAQRRGVEVRSVVTKPVTPSMLLETIGETLGRGTVVETGATDKPDSHQEAVAKLRGARVLLVEDNDMNQELAMDLLSGVGMEVVVAGNGQEALDRLRADDRFDGVLMDCQMPVMDGYTATREIRKNPAWDRLPVIAMTANAMAGDREKVIAVGMCDHIAKPLDVEEMFVILSKWITPAVAVPASTPVVGSRGSGEDEIPQDVPGLDVQSGLKRMVGKKGLYLSMLRKFVAGQKDVPERIRETLADGDRESAERLAHTLKGTAGNIGASGVQAEAALVESAIRENRDPSTILALVDTVEGQLDALIGALVAVMPGETVVESALVVQAPVDWEAFSDTVTTLARFLAEDNSEATDLWEEQIGAFKVVLPEQWHAIGEDIHGFDFESALNRLRVAVAVRGLEL